From Halosolutus amylolyticus, a single genomic window includes:
- a CDS encoding LVIVD repeat-containing protein, which translates to MSRQRDRTNRRTVLKAFGATAIGLGAVSSAASATAGEGDRSARLELVGHTTLGARDGANTHGAVSEAHDLAAVGSFIAVDPELRIIDISDPANPEMTATIETGPGGDIRNSDIHPSEPWVFTANEGSVDEDGEGAGWSIVDASDKHDPELVSHNTIEGATSGVHNVQAFKDEYLITAGHGLGIVVFDITDPTEPERLSVYPAGEDGAHAAHVQGDYAYIASRDTGLEILDLSDPENPELAAAFLYEEHQDETEMHLGHAHHAVPHPSRDIVLLGEEIGTGEPGYKHIIEYDLEDGETELLSSFQFPQHATQTSETVFWWTGHFSDWGVGDQEDVLFSGDYKAGVQVFDCSDPEDPVRIDQYMPTEGVGEVRREDPERLGLVDNVPFTWGAESSLAGDSGRVYVSDATTGFYVFEFEGY; encoded by the coding sequence TGAAGGCGTTCGGTGCGACCGCGATCGGTCTCGGTGCGGTGAGTTCCGCGGCGAGTGCAACTGCGGGAGAAGGCGATCGTAGTGCGCGACTGGAACTGGTCGGACACACCACGCTCGGCGCGCGAGACGGCGCGAATACCCACGGCGCCGTCAGTGAGGCGCACGACCTCGCGGCAGTGGGGTCGTTCATCGCAGTCGATCCCGAATTACGTATCATCGACATTTCGGATCCCGCTAACCCGGAAATGACCGCGACGATCGAAACCGGTCCGGGTGGGGACATCCGGAACTCGGACATCCATCCGTCGGAACCGTGGGTGTTCACCGCCAACGAGGGATCGGTCGACGAGGACGGCGAGGGCGCCGGATGGTCCATCGTCGACGCGAGCGACAAGCACGATCCCGAACTCGTCTCCCACAACACCATCGAGGGCGCGACCAGCGGCGTCCACAACGTCCAGGCCTTCAAGGATGAGTACCTCATCACGGCGGGCCACGGACTCGGGATCGTCGTCTTCGACATCACCGATCCTACAGAGCCCGAGAGGCTGTCGGTCTACCCGGCCGGCGAGGACGGCGCGCACGCCGCGCACGTCCAGGGCGACTACGCGTACATCGCAAGTCGGGACACCGGCCTGGAGATCCTCGACCTGAGCGATCCCGAGAACCCTGAACTGGCTGCCGCGTTCCTTTACGAGGAACACCAGGACGAGACCGAAATGCACCTCGGGCACGCCCATCACGCGGTCCCGCACCCATCGAGGGACATCGTCCTGCTGGGCGAAGAGATCGGAACGGGCGAACCCGGCTACAAGCACATCATCGAGTACGACCTCGAGGACGGCGAGACCGAACTACTGTCGTCGTTCCAGTTCCCGCAGCACGCTACCCAGACCTCCGAAACGGTGTTCTGGTGGACGGGGCACTTCTCGGACTGGGGCGTCGGCGACCAGGAGGACGTCCTGTTCAGCGGCGACTACAAGGCCGGCGTCCAGGTGTTCGACTGTTCGGATCCCGAAGACCCCGTACGAATCGACCAGTACATGCCGACCGAGGGCGTCGGTGAGGTTCGCCGAGAAGACCCCGAACGGTTAGGGCTGGTTGACAACGTCCCGTTCACCTGGGGTGCGGAAAGCTCGCTCGCGGGAGACAGCGGGCGCGTCTACGTCTCCGACGCCACGACCGGGTTCTACGTCTTCGAATTCGAGGGATACTGA
- a CDS encoding response regulator — protein MTAHTPSEPIDILLVEDNPGDVRLTREAFKSTDSEIRFCTATDGDEALEFLHRCQRDDSRSCPDMILLDLNLPRVDGFTILEVLERDIEGPPPPVLVLSSSADEADIARSYERAANAYLTKPTSPDEFSSIARAIERFWIESAQHPAPT, from the coding sequence ATGACCGCCCATACCCCGTCCGAGCCGATCGACATCCTCCTCGTCGAAGACAACCCGGGCGACGTCCGCCTCACGCGGGAGGCGTTCAAATCGACCGACAGCGAGATACGCTTTTGCACCGCCACCGACGGTGACGAGGCGCTGGAGTTCCTCCACCGGTGCCAGCGGGACGACTCGCGATCCTGTCCCGACATGATCCTCCTGGACCTGAACCTCCCGCGGGTGGACGGCTTTACGATTCTCGAAGTGCTCGAACGCGACATCGAGGGGCCGCCACCGCCGGTGCTCGTTCTGTCGAGTTCGGCCGACGAGGCGGACATCGCCAGGAGCTACGAACGCGCCGCGAACGCGTACCTCACCAAGCCGACCAGCCCCGACGAGTTCAGTTCGATCGCCCGCGCGATCGAACGGTTCTGGATCGAGTCGGCCCAGCACCCCGCACCGACGTAA
- a CDS encoding PAS domain S-box protein: MNPSSDPESDRHDHVRQQRVVADLGDRVLEDPDLDRLFRDATEAVRTTLGTDTCKLLELLPGDDRFLLRDGCGWDDDVVGSETVSATRDSQAGYTLGVADPVVVDDLRTEERFDAPDLLLEHEIVSGVSCIVGPTDDPWGVLGTHATVPREFDEGDAAFVRNVANVLASAIRNGRETRRHDEEAALADTIVETSPIGITIVDVDGELRFANDRAEEIFGRKQAQIGNLRYDDPEWDEVGPDGEPLAAEELPFPKVVETGEPVFDQVTGVLRPDGERVWVSINGAPVRDCDGELDAVVFALEDVTDRFDRERDLERYETIVETAHDGIYVLDEERRFELVNDSFAALTGFGRDELHGTHASVVFGEAFASIEADQTDVATSRRSPTFEESIVVGSDGTDTRTVENRFTIQSTEDGTRRIGVVRDVTERKEMEAKLRESEERFRTLSEHLEEVVWMTTDDPASLTYINPAYEEVWGLDRDSLYDDALSFLEVVHPDDRERVREAYTGLPEAEYDEEFRIERPDGERRWIHARATPVRGEDGTVDRIVGIDTDVTRRKERERALEESEQRYQTVLEHFPNGTIALFDEDLRYSLVGGQALGEIDLDASEVVGATIEEFSPDEIAPTLESACRGALEGTTTQVDVAFRERDWTVHAVPVRDTDGEVFAGMLMAQDVTERKEYQRRLEESNERLEQFAYVASHDLQEPLRMVSSYLGLVQDRYGDELDEEGREFIEFAVDGADRMREMIDGLLEFSRVETRGDPLEPIELDDSFANARRDLQLQIEEHDAEITAEPLPRVVGDGNQLRQVFQNLLSNAIEYSGDEPPRIDVSAHREGSEWVISVEDDGIGIDPADTDRIFDVFERLHAVDEGSGSGIGLALCERIVERHGGEVWVESEPGEGSRFSFTLPAADGVDET, translated from the coding sequence ATGAATCCCTCCTCCGATCCCGAATCGGACCGCCACGACCACGTTCGCCAGCAACGGGTCGTGGCCGACCTCGGCGACCGAGTGCTCGAGGATCCCGATCTCGATCGGCTCTTCCGGGACGCGACGGAAGCCGTACGGACGACCCTGGGAACGGACACCTGCAAACTCCTCGAGTTGCTGCCCGGGGACGATCGCTTCCTGCTTCGGGACGGCTGCGGGTGGGATGACGACGTCGTCGGCTCGGAGACGGTTTCGGCCACGCGCGACTCGCAGGCCGGCTACACGCTCGGGGTGGCGGATCCGGTCGTCGTCGACGACCTCCGTACCGAGGAACGGTTCGACGCGCCGGACCTGCTTCTCGAACACGAGATCGTCAGCGGCGTCAGTTGCATCGTCGGTCCGACCGACGACCCGTGGGGCGTCCTCGGAACCCACGCGACCGTGCCGCGGGAATTCGACGAGGGGGACGCGGCGTTCGTCCGAAACGTGGCGAACGTTCTCGCGTCGGCGATCCGGAACGGCCGCGAGACCCGCCGACACGACGAGGAGGCCGCCCTCGCGGATACGATCGTCGAGACGAGTCCGATCGGGATCACGATCGTCGACGTCGACGGCGAACTGCGATTCGCCAACGACCGGGCAGAGGAGATTTTCGGCCGGAAGCAAGCGCAAATCGGTAACCTCCGGTACGACGATCCGGAGTGGGACGAGGTGGGTCCGGACGGCGAACCGCTGGCGGCGGAGGAGTTGCCCTTCCCGAAGGTCGTCGAGACCGGGGAGCCGGTGTTCGACCAGGTGACCGGCGTCCTGCGGCCCGACGGCGAGCGGGTCTGGGTATCGATCAACGGGGCCCCGGTTCGGGACTGCGACGGGGAACTCGACGCCGTCGTCTTCGCGCTCGAGGACGTCACGGACCGGTTCGACCGGGAACGGGACCTCGAGCGCTACGAGACCATCGTCGAGACGGCCCACGACGGCATCTACGTGCTGGACGAGGAGCGCCGCTTCGAACTGGTCAACGACTCGTTCGCGGCACTGACGGGGTTCGGCCGCGACGAACTGCACGGAACCCACGCGTCAGTCGTGTTCGGCGAAGCGTTCGCGTCCATCGAGGCCGACCAGACCGACGTGGCCACCTCGCGGAGGAGCCCGACGTTCGAGGAATCGATCGTCGTGGGGTCGGACGGGACCGACACCCGGACGGTCGAAAACCGGTTTACGATCCAGTCCACGGAGGACGGAACCAGACGGATCGGGGTGGTCCGCGACGTCACCGAGCGCAAGGAGATGGAGGCGAAGCTTCGCGAGAGCGAAGAGCGGTTCCGAACGCTCAGCGAGCACTTAGAGGAGGTCGTCTGGATGACCACCGACGATCCGGCATCGCTGACCTACATCAACCCGGCCTACGAGGAGGTCTGGGGACTCGATCGCGACTCGCTGTACGACGACGCGCTCTCGTTTCTCGAGGTCGTCCATCCCGACGACCGCGAACGGGTCCGGGAGGCGTACACCGGTCTTCCCGAGGCGGAGTACGACGAGGAGTTCCGGATCGAGAGACCGGACGGCGAAAGACGGTGGATACACGCCCGGGCGACACCCGTCCGCGGCGAGGACGGCACCGTCGATCGGATCGTCGGCATCGACACCGACGTCACCCGGCGCAAAGAGCGCGAGCGGGCCCTAGAGGAGAGCGAACAGCGCTACCAGACGGTGCTCGAACACTTCCCGAACGGGACGATCGCCCTGTTCGACGAGGACCTCCGGTACAGCCTCGTCGGCGGACAGGCGCTCGGGGAGATCGATCTCGACGCCAGCGAGGTGGTCGGCGCGACGATCGAGGAGTTCTCCCCCGACGAGATCGCCCCGACGCTCGAATCGGCGTGTCGTGGCGCACTCGAGGGAACCACGACTCAGGTCGACGTCGCGTTCCGCGAACGGGACTGGACCGTCCACGCGGTCCCCGTGCGAGACACCGACGGCGAGGTGTTCGCCGGGATGCTCATGGCCCAGGACGTCACCGAGCGCAAGGAGTACCAGCGACGGCTCGAGGAGTCGAACGAGCGACTCGAGCAGTTCGCCTACGTGGCCTCCCACGACCTGCAAGAGCCCCTGCGGATGGTCTCGAGCTACCTCGGACTCGTCCAGGATCGGTACGGCGACGAGTTGGACGAGGAGGGCCGGGAGTTCATCGAGTTCGCCGTCGACGGCGCCGACCGCATGCGCGAGATGATCGACGGCCTGCTCGAATTCTCCCGGGTCGAGACGCGGGGCGACCCGCTCGAACCGATCGAACTGGACGACAGCTTCGCCAACGCCCGCCGCGATCTGCAACTCCAGATCGAGGAGCACGACGCCGAGATCACGGCCGAACCGCTCCCGCGCGTCGTGGGCGACGGCAACCAGTTGCGCCAGGTCTTCCAGAACCTGCTCTCGAACGCGATCGAGTACTCGGGAGACGAACCGCCGCGGATCGACGTTTCGGCCCACCGCGAGGGCAGCGAGTGGGTGATCTCGGTCGAGGACGACGGAATCGGGATCGATCCCGCGGATACCGATCGCATTTTCGACGTCTTCGAGCGCCTGCACGCCGTCGACGAGGGGTCCGGCAGCGGCATCGGACTCGCACTCTGTGAGCGCATCGTCGAGCGCCACGGCGGCGAGGTCTGGGTCGAGTCCGAACCAGGCGAGGGTTCGAGGTTTTCGTTCACGCTCCCGGCAGCCGATGGGGTCGACGAAACCTGA
- a CDS encoding pyridoxamine 5'-phosphate oxidase family protein yields the protein MNVRGPLSTDEIRSFLAEATIPVRLACQTPSGTLWMVSLWYRCRSAGDDAADWVLQCATGTDADVVAFLREHEGVAFEISSNHPPYRGVRGRGTAAIEPDPEKETLRDLLERYLGGTDSPLARNLLREDREEVTITIDPAVVSTWDYTDRMGRDE from the coding sequence ATGAACGTCCGCGGCCCCCTCTCGACCGACGAGATTCGCTCGTTTCTCGCGGAAGCGACGATTCCGGTCCGCCTGGCCTGTCAGACGCCGTCGGGTACCCTCTGGATGGTCTCGCTGTGGTACCGCTGCCGATCGGCCGGTGACGACGCCGCCGACTGGGTCCTCCAGTGTGCGACGGGAACCGACGCGGACGTCGTCGCGTTTCTTCGCGAGCACGAGGGCGTCGCGTTCGAGATATCGTCGAACCACCCGCCGTACAGGGGCGTCCGCGGTCGTGGCACGGCCGCGATCGAGCCCGATCCCGAGAAGGAGACGCTTCGAGACCTCCTCGAGCGCTACCTCGGCGGCACGGACTCGCCGCTGGCCCGGAACCTCCTCCGCGAGGATCGCGAGGAGGTGACGATCACGATCGACCCGGCCGTCGTCTCGACCTGGGACTACACCGATCGGATGGGAAGAGACGAGTAG
- a CDS encoding LVIVD repeat-containing protein, whose protein sequence is MVREPTLSRRTVLESLAAVGAIGSVGVASAAPSDGSDDQLRLFSEQAVGDARELVTQQNYAYVATTDGMAVVDWRNPRRPELVAKIEASPPHEIGGDDEGSVGGILDVKVDGDVAAMAHNGGTGITTVDVSDPANPQELAFYDDVDSTGVHNCFLYEGHAYLTVGDSRETPFDYTGVEIVDISDPSNPELAAIWRLRDELPGFAAAGVNPNHDIYVQDDLVYNAFWDAGVVVLDASDPSDPQLVSQFGEAPEADTPMGDDFPYERYLTNPGNAHYVQPSPDGDYTYVGDETFPNAFEEPENDTYGGVRIFDTRDWDDVEQVGFVSPPDADAFRTSHNFDVTANRLHTSWYDGGVQVHDVTDPSDPEKLASYRTDDTSFWAAVRERGFTLASDIGGGLVVLHDDRGRARSPGFDGDGPPEDPGIDVSTTGDGT, encoded by the coding sequence ATGGTACGAGAGCCAACACTGTCACGACGAACCGTTCTCGAATCGCTCGCAGCTGTCGGCGCGATCGGTAGCGTCGGAGTGGCGAGCGCCGCGCCGTCGGATGGGAGCGACGATCAGTTACGACTGTTCAGCGAGCAGGCCGTCGGCGACGCCCGTGAACTGGTCACACAGCAGAACTACGCGTACGTGGCGACCACCGACGGAATGGCCGTCGTCGACTGGCGCAACCCGCGGCGGCCAGAACTGGTGGCGAAGATCGAGGCGTCGCCACCCCACGAGATCGGCGGCGACGACGAGGGAAGCGTCGGCGGTATCCTCGACGTGAAGGTCGACGGCGACGTCGCCGCGATGGCGCACAACGGCGGGACGGGCATCACGACGGTCGACGTGAGCGATCCGGCGAACCCCCAGGAGTTGGCGTTCTACGACGACGTCGACTCGACGGGTGTCCACAACTGCTTCCTCTACGAGGGCCACGCGTATTTGACGGTGGGCGATTCCCGCGAGACGCCGTTCGATTACACCGGCGTGGAGATCGTCGATATCAGCGATCCGTCGAACCCCGAATTAGCGGCAATCTGGCGGTTGCGCGACGAATTACCGGGATTCGCTGCTGCCGGCGTCAATCCAAACCACGATATCTACGTCCAGGACGACCTGGTGTACAACGCGTTCTGGGACGCTGGCGTCGTCGTGCTGGACGCGAGCGATCCGAGCGACCCGCAGCTGGTCAGTCAGTTCGGCGAGGCACCCGAGGCGGACACGCCGATGGGAGATGACTTCCCTTACGAGCGGTACCTCACGAATCCCGGCAACGCCCACTACGTCCAGCCCTCGCCTGATGGCGACTACACCTACGTCGGCGACGAGACGTTCCCGAACGCGTTCGAGGAACCCGAGAACGATACCTACGGCGGCGTCCGGATCTTCGACACCCGCGACTGGGACGACGTCGAGCAGGTGGGGTTCGTCTCGCCGCCGGATGCCGACGCCTTCCGGACGTCGCACAACTTCGACGTGACCGCGAACCGTCTTCACACCTCGTGGTACGACGGCGGCGTCCAGGTCCACGACGTCACTGACCCGTCCGATCCCGAGAAACTCGCCTCCTACCGGACCGACGACACGTCCTTCTGGGCCGCAGTTCGCGAGCGCGGGTTCACGCTCGCCAGCGATATCGGTGGCGGTCTCGTCGTCCTCCACGACGATCGCGGTCGGGCGCGGTCGCCGGGATTCGATGGGGACGGACCGCCGGAAGATCCGGGCATCGACGTCTCCACGACGGGGGACGGGACGTAG